One region of Gossypium raimondii isolate GPD5lz chromosome 6, ASM2569854v1, whole genome shotgun sequence genomic DNA includes:
- the LOC128041687 gene encoding uncharacterized protein LOC128041687, protein MYARECIPIEVVMCKRFEDGLNEEIKLLVRILELKEFVVLVDRALKDDKLSKEERRADSEARDSRKRMDDRACFRCGSQEHFIRDCPELSEKDKLQTVRPNNTAAKRRPPQNPKNISGSRGVTKNSTVRSETRGPARAYAIHARENASVQDIITSIFSLYNTNVTALIDPTSTHSYVCTNLVSSKSLLVESTEFVVKVSNPLA, encoded by the exons ATGTATGCTCGAGAGTGCATTCCTATCGAAGTTGTTATGTGTAAACGGTTTGAAGACGGGCTGAATGAGGAAATCAAGCTTTTAGTCAGAAttcttgaattgaaagaatttgttgttttagttgATAGAGCTCTCAAAGATGATAAGCTTAGTAAAGAGGAAAGAAGAGCTGATTCGGAGGCTAGAGATTCAAGAAAGAG GATGGATGATAGAGCTTGTTTCAGATGTGGCTCACAGGAACATTTTATTCGGGACTGTCCTGAGTTATCTGAAAAAGACAAACTCCAGACTGTTCGACCCAACAATACAGCTGCAAAACGGAGACCacctcaaaatcccaaaaatataagTGGTAGTCGGGGTGTAACAAAAAATTCTACTGTGAGATCCGAGACACGGGGGCCAGCCAGAGCTTATGCTATTCACGCACGCGAAAATGCTTCGGTGCAAGATATTATTACCAGTATTTTTTCTCTCTATAATACTAATGTAACTGCTCTGATTGATCCTACATCAACCCATTCATATGTTTGTACAAATTTAGTGTCTAGTAAGAGTTTACttgttgagtccactgaattcgtggttaaagtatcgaaccccttaGCTTAG